The following are encoded in a window of Panicum virgatum strain AP13 chromosome 5N, P.virgatum_v5, whole genome shotgun sequence genomic DNA:
- the LOC120675343 gene encoding putative D-cysteine desulfhydrase 2, mitochondrial isoform X1 has protein sequence MRPTPALAAGRRTVANLLSATEWMLPSPASQVHTISVLPSQSPTSRHEFAFSNLTTSLGNGGGKGVEEGSPRFHLVRDDLLHQLTNGNKARKLDALLPLLRRRGATDIVTCGGCQSAHAAAVAVHCAERGIMSHILLRGEQLDVPTGYNLISLMFGNVTYASRSLYAQRDEMLYEHATKIAGSNGTVMWADDIIGEDLVVDEDTTYYGNCLRRVMIVKEGAGSVQALLGVMRLVDYLSGMILFGQDENVHIVVDSGTGTTAVGLALGAVCLGLQWRVTAVMLADTLERYRQQEKSLLSDFEKLYPGIFHRVVENDTHGSLVQWVERSSPRRCWSRPLYHTFFFHFQRAFSVYERESYGKLISDIEAEPSEKVQAMLKSFLHNSQKYLQEEKVVAYGLGICKNMAETLVSLIYLTCWRTFVDK, from the exons ATGCGGCCGAcgccggcgctcgccgccggcagacGGACGGTGGCGAACCTCCTCTCCGCCACGGAGTGGATGCTACCGTCTCCGGCTAGCCAAGTCCACACCATCTCCGTCCTTCCCTCCCAGTCACCCACCTCTCGGCACGAGTTCGCCTTCTCCAACCTCACCACATCGCTCGGGAACGGCGGCGGTAAGGGGGTAGAGGAGGGGAGTCCTAGGTTCCACTTGGTACGCgacgacctcctccaccagctcACCAACGGCAACAAGGCGCGCAAGCTCGACGCGCTCCTGccccttctccgccgccgcggcgccactGATATC GTTACCTGCGGGGGTTGCCAGAgcgcccatgccgcagccgTTG CTGTTCATTGTGCCGAACGGGGAATCATGTCTCATATACTGCTGAGAGGCGAGCAACTCGATGTTCCCACAGGGTATAATCTCATCTCTTTGATGTTCGGCAATGTGACATATGCTTCACGGTCACTGTATGCCCAAAGAGATGAGATGCTTTATGAACATGCCACAAAGATTGCAGGTAGTAATGGCACAGTGATGTGGGCTGATGATATTATTGGAGAGGATTTGGTTGTAGATGAGGACACCACTTATTATGGAAATTGTTTGAGAAGAGTAATGATTGTTAAGGAAGGGGCAGGTAGTGTTCAGGCGCTGCTAG GTGTCATGCGGCTAGTGGACTATCTTTCTGGTATGATATTATTTGGACAGGATGAGAATGTTCATATCGTGGTAGATTCTGGAACAGGCACAACAGCTGTGGGGCTAGCTCTTGGAGCGGTATGTCTAGG ACTTCAGTGGAGGGTTACTGCTGTTATGCTTGCTGACACACTTGAAAGGTATAGACAACAAGAGAAATCCCTTCTATCTGATTTTGAAAAGCTTTACCCTGGAATTTTCCACAGAGTGGTGGAAAATGATACTCATGGCAGTCTAGTTCAATGGGTTGAGCGTTCTTCACCTAGAAG ATGCTGGTCTCGGCCTTTATaccatacatttttttttcatttccagAGGGCTTTCTCTGTGTATGAAAGGGAGAGTTATGGAAAACTAATTTCAGACATTGAAGCAGAGCCCAGTGAAAAGGTACAAGCGATGTTGAAGTCCTTTCTACACAATTCGCAAAAATATCTACAAGAGGAGAAAGTAGTAGCATATGGTCTGGGCATCTGCAAAAATATGGCAGAAACACTAGTTTCCCTGATATATTTAACTTGTTGGCGCACCTTTGTTGATAAATAA
- the LOC120675343 gene encoding putative D-cysteine desulfhydrase 2, mitochondrial isoform X3: MRPTPALAAGRRTVANLLSATEWMLPSPASQVHTISVLPSQSPTSRHEFAFSNLTTSLGNGGGKGVEEGSPRFHLVRDDLLHQLTNGNKARKLDALLPLLRRRGATDIVTCGGCQSAHAAAVAVHCAERGIMSHILLRGEQLDVPTGYNLISLMFGNVTYASRSLYAQRDEMLYEHATKIAGSNGTVMWADDIIGEDLVVDEDTTYYGNCLRRVMIVKEGAGSVQALLGVMRLVDYLSGMILFGQDENVHIVVDSGTGTTAVGLALGAVCLGLQWRVTAVMLADTLERYRQQEKSLLSDFEKLYPGIFHRVVENDTHGSLVQWVERSSPRRGLSLCMKGRVMEN, from the exons ATGCGGCCGAcgccggcgctcgccgccggcagacGGACGGTGGCGAACCTCCTCTCCGCCACGGAGTGGATGCTACCGTCTCCGGCTAGCCAAGTCCACACCATCTCCGTCCTTCCCTCCCAGTCACCCACCTCTCGGCACGAGTTCGCCTTCTCCAACCTCACCACATCGCTCGGGAACGGCGGCGGTAAGGGGGTAGAGGAGGGGAGTCCTAGGTTCCACTTGGTACGCgacgacctcctccaccagctcACCAACGGCAACAAGGCGCGCAAGCTCGACGCGCTCCTGccccttctccgccgccgcggcgccactGATATC GTTACCTGCGGGGGTTGCCAGAgcgcccatgccgcagccgTTG CTGTTCATTGTGCCGAACGGGGAATCATGTCTCATATACTGCTGAGAGGCGAGCAACTCGATGTTCCCACAGGGTATAATCTCATCTCTTTGATGTTCGGCAATGTGACATATGCTTCACGGTCACTGTATGCCCAAAGAGATGAGATGCTTTATGAACATGCCACAAAGATTGCAGGTAGTAATGGCACAGTGATGTGGGCTGATGATATTATTGGAGAGGATTTGGTTGTAGATGAGGACACCACTTATTATGGAAATTGTTTGAGAAGAGTAATGATTGTTAAGGAAGGGGCAGGTAGTGTTCAGGCGCTGCTAG GTGTCATGCGGCTAGTGGACTATCTTTCTGGTATGATATTATTTGGACAGGATGAGAATGTTCATATCGTGGTAGATTCTGGAACAGGCACAACAGCTGTGGGGCTAGCTCTTGGAGCGGTATGTCTAGG ACTTCAGTGGAGGGTTACTGCTGTTATGCTTGCTGACACACTTGAAAGGTATAGACAACAAGAGAAATCCCTTCTATCTGATTTTGAAAAGCTTTACCCTGGAATTTTCCACAGAGTGGTGGAAAATGATACTCATGGCAGTCTAGTTCAATGGGTTGAGCGTTCTTCACCTAGAAG AGGGCTTTCTCTGTGTATGAAAGGGAGAGTTATGGAAAACTAA
- the LOC120675348 gene encoding uncharacterized protein LOC120675348 has protein sequence MKIQTPRGNNIVTRVDDLINPVDSTWDADLVQSIFWGVDASRILQIPITSGREDCVAWHYNRSGMFSVKSAYHGQWKRTFGARLNMAQGGSVSNVQVWKNLWKLQVPGKVKIFGWRALQGLIPCRAILANKHIINEGACPVCRNGAEDIKHIMFTCDRVRAVWKSIGVWEKINSLLETDRSGSIVLEEVIRRGEQIHGLGIVFAELMLTGGWLLWWERRQFVHGENIQSPSRSGLSIISLAKNYKLATKQESRLRQGWRKPPENFLKLNRDELGGMVAATNTYIPHLVDAPMAEAFALKEGIMLDQHIGGNRIIVQSDCMDIVEIMRNGGFTANSAAAIYDESHTVWCGFQEISIEHCNRDANQVAHELARRALYTKENCIWDDDPLVSSWMRCRMM, from the exons ATGAAGATACAAACGCCAAGAGGCAATAATATAGTAACAAGAGTTGATGATTTAATCAACCCTGTGGATTCAACATGGGATGCTGATCTTGTGCAGTCTATTTTTTGGGGGGTTGATGCAAGTCGTATTCTGCAAATACCAATTACATCAGGAAGAGAAGATTGTGTTGCGTGGCATTATAATAGAAGTGGGATGTTTTCTGTGAAATCAGCTTATCACGGCCAATGGAAGAGAACATTTGGAGCAAGGCTCAATATGGCACAGGGTGGCAGTGTCAGTAATGTTCAGGTGTGGAAAAATTTATGGAAACTCCAAGTGCCAGGGAAAGTGAAGATTTTTGGATGGAGGGCCCTACAGGGGCTCATACCGTGTAGAGCAATTCTAGCAAATAAACACATCATTAATGAAGGAGCTTGTCCTGTGTGTCGCAATGGGGCAGAAGACATCAAACACATTATGTTCACTTGTGATCGAGTAAGAGCTGTGTGGAAATCTATaggagtatgggaaaagatcaATTCTCTACTGGAGACCGATCGGTCTGGCTCTATTGTGCTAGAAGAGGTGATCCGAAGGGGAGAGCAAATACATGGGCTGGGAATAGTCTTTGCAGAACTCATGCTGACGGGAGGTTGGCTCCTTTGGTGGGAAAGAAGGCAATTTGTACACGGTGAGAACATCCAAAGCCCATCAAGATCAGGCCTCTCAATTATTTCTTTGGCAAAGAATTATAAACTGGCAACAAAACAAGAATCAAGGCTTCGTCAAGGCTGGAGGAAGCCCCCTGAGAACTTTCTGAAGCTAAAT AGGGATGAGTTGGGAGGTATGGTGGCAGCGACAAACACATATATTCCTCATCTGGTGGATGCACCAATGGCCGAAGCATTTGCTCTAAAGGAGGGGATCATGCTAGACCAACATATTGGAGGCAACCGTATTATTGTTCAGTCTGACTGCATGGATATTGTTGAAATCATGAGAAACGGTGGGTTCACAGCTAATTCAGCGGCTGCGATTTATGATGAAAGCCATACTGTTTGGTGCGGCTTCCAGGAGATATCCATCGAGCACTGCAACAGGGATGCAAATCAGGTGGCGCATGAACTAGCTAGGCGAGCATTGTATACAAAAGAAAACTGTATCTGGGATGATGATCCCCTAGTTTCATCTTGGATGCGATGTCGAATGATGTAA